A region from the Lolium perenne isolate Kyuss_39 chromosome 4, Kyuss_2.0, whole genome shotgun sequence genome encodes:
- the LOC127349170 gene encoding expansin-A18 — translation MASGKRLILQLLVVCLAAPAVRSAWLQGTATFYGGRDGSGTMGGACGYSNLYDEGYGLSNAALSTVLFNDGASCGQCYLIMCDQSKSRMCKTGKAITVTATNLCPPNYNLPNDNGGWCNPPRPHFDMSQPAWLNIGIYEAGIIPVVYQQVKCWRTGGLRFTILGFNYFELVLVTNVAGSGSIKSISVKGTKTGWTQMSRNWGVIWQGMSGLAGQSLSFSISSTGGQNIVFQNVIPAGWTFGQTYSTWQQFNY, via the exons ATGGCAAGTGGGAAGCGCTTGATCCTGCAGCTGTTGGTGGTGTGCTTGGCGGCGCCGGCGGTCAGGTCGGCCTGGCTCCAGGGCACCGCCACCTTCTACGGCGGAAGAGACGGCTCCGGCACAATGG GTGGCGCTTGTGGTTACTCAAACCTGTACGACGAGGGGTACGGGCTCAGCAACGCGGCGCTGAGCACGGTGCTGTTCAACGACGGGGCCTCGTGCGGGCAGTGCTACCTCATCATGTGCGACCAGAGCAAGTCCAGAATGTGCAAGACCGGAAAGGCCATCACAGTCACCGCCACCAACTTATGCCCCCCCAACTACAACCTGCCCAACGACAACGGTGGGTGGTGCAACCCTCCTCGCCCCCACTTCGACATGTCCCAGCCGGCATGGCTCAACATCGGCATCTATGAGGCCGGCATCATCCCCGTTGTCTACCAACA AGTGAAATGCTGGAGAACAGGTGGGTTGCGATTCACAATATTAGGGTTCAACTACTTCGAGTTGGTACTGGTGACAAACGTGGCCGGGAGCGGGTCGATCAAGAGCATCTCGGTAAAAGGTACCAAAACCGGATGGACCCAGATGTCAAGGAACTGGGGAGTCATCTGGCAGGGCATGTCGGGGCTGGCGGGACAGTCGCTCTCCTTCAGTATTAGCTCCACCGGTGGACAGAACATCGTCTTCCAGAACGTCATCCCAGCAGGGTGGACCTTCGGCCAGACCTACTCCACCTGGCAGCAGTTCAACTACTAA